In Macadamia integrifolia cultivar HAES 741 chromosome 5, SCU_Mint_v3, whole genome shotgun sequence, a single window of DNA contains:
- the LOC122079124 gene encoding uncharacterized protein LOC122079124, protein MVQVQQQQKYSNSNSAGGGGGGGNGGGSGGGRSSKKLKQKKIPQRGLGVAQLEKIRLEEQQKKDATADMSSPSFVLPIPLPQHQHSSSSSPFPATPTDLSSTSSVFRTLSQGPVLTLDLLAPPHPPPPFQTIATIYVPCQGGSTCGPIADVVNTFTGEGHYSRMWSNGLNYNGDVPILDHGLAYRAQLQNEASYPIWHSPPPVPIDRNQPHSSIMGIVPSFPMELPSNQSICSSNNNCTALQPPPWPEEEKMVGIKRPCPFSLDNLPLASSLRKIPPFIQPLYRAEEPSLSGISVIGQSTISELKHRIVEGNYLTLGPPATSSSSMGCKYNKQQPLAASTPSHYPILEFGLNSSLASIEEPAIHNFFPTKGKISRVATTTNDQRRVKEYSDTVDLNLKL, encoded by the exons atggtacAAGTACAGCAACAACAGAAATATAGCAACAGCAATAGTgcgggtggtggtggtggtggaggtaaTGGTGGTGGTAGTGGAGGAGGTCGCTCTTCCAAGAAACTGAAGCAGAAGAAAATCCCACAAAGAGGGCTCGGTGTTGCCCAATTGGAGAAGATACGATTAGAGGAGCAGCAGAAGAAGGACGCGACTGCTGACATGTCCTCACCCTCTTTTGTTCTTCCAATCCCTCTTCCTCAGCACCAgcattcatcttcttcttctccttttcctgcAACTCCAACTGATTTGTCTTCAACAAGTTCTGTGTTCAGAACCCTTTCTCAGGGACCTGTTCTCACTCTTGATCTATTAGCCCcacctcatcctcctcctccgtTTCAAACGATAGCAACAATTTATGTTCCTTGTCAGGGTGGCTCCACCTGTGGTCCGATCGCTGACGTAGTCAACACTTTTACAGGGGAGGGACATTATTCCAGAATGTGGAGTAACGGGTTGAACTACAATGGTGATGTTCCCATATTGGATCATGGACTTGCATACCGAGCCCAGTTGCAGAATGAGGCCTCCTACCCAATTTGGCATTCTCCTCCCCCTGTTCCGATTGATAGAAATCAACCACATTCTTCAATAATG GGGATTGTCCCTTCCTTTCCTATGGAGCTTCCTTCAAACCAAAGCATttgcagcagcaacaacaactgCACAGCACTACAGCCACCTCCTTGGCCTGAGGAAGAGAAG ATGGTTGGTATTAAGCGACCATGCCCCTTCTCTCTAGACAACTTGCCACTGGCGTCATCTCTCAGAAAAATTCCTCCCTTCATTCAGCCACTCTACAGAGCAGAAGAACCATCATTATCTGGCATTAGTGTGATtgg TCAGAGTACAATTTCCGAGCTGAAGCATAGAATTGTTGAAGGGAATTATCTCACCTTGGGCCCTCCTGCAACTAGTTCATCTTCAATGGGTTGTAAATATAATAAGCAGCAGCCCTTAGCAGCATCCACACCCTCTCATTATCCGATCCTTGAATTTGGTCTGAACTCGTCTCTG GCAAGCATTGAAGAGCCGGCCATCcataatttctttcctacaaaagGGAAGATTAGCAGAGTGGCAACCACAACCAACGACCAACGGAGAGTCAAGGAATATAGTGACACAGTTGATCTCAACCTAAAGCTGTAA